One genomic window of Cellulophaga sp. Hel_I_12 includes the following:
- a CDS encoding nuclear transport factor 2 family protein produces MNKLFFIFLLVSITLCGQENTEEVAIHTTLDNWHKAAASANFDDYFALMTSDGVFIGTDATENWQNIAFRKFSKPYFDAGKAWSFSSLERHIYLNDTNDFAWFDELLDTQMEICRGSGVLKKSNGEWKIAHYVLSIAVPNDKVDELVLLKKEADGILKQSLKVKQ; encoded by the coding sequence ATGAATAAGCTATTTTTTATTTTTTTATTGGTAAGTATCACCTTGTGTGGTCAAGAAAATACTGAAGAAGTTGCGATCCATACAACGCTCGATAATTGGCATAAAGCAGCCGCAAGCGCTAATTTTGACGATTATTTTGCGCTTATGACGAGTGACGGCGTTTTTATAGGGACTGATGCTACCGAAAACTGGCAAAACATAGCCTTTCGTAAATTTTCTAAGCCTTATTTTGATGCTGGAAAAGCTTGGAGTTTTTCAAGCCTAGAACGCCATATTTACCTTAATGATACCAATGATTTTGCTTGGTTCGATGAATTATTAGATACTCAAATGGAAATTTGTCGTGGTTCAGGTGTTCTCAAAAAGAGCAATGGCGAATGGAAAATTGCACATTACGTGCTTTCGATTGCCGTGCCCAATGATAAGGTCGATGAGCTTGTTTTACTTAAAAAAGAAGCTGATGGTATTTTAAAGCAAAGTTTAAAAGTTAAACAATAA
- a CDS encoding NAD-dependent epimerase/dehydratase family protein, whose translation MRKSILIIGACGQIGTELTYTLREKYGNDAVIASDIREGNESLMASGPFELLDATNYAAIEDVVMHYEIEEVYLMAAMLSATAEKFPMRAWNLNMNSLFNVLNLAKDKKISKVFWPSSIAVFGPNTPKENTEQNTIMEPSTVYGISKQSGERWCEYYFQKYGVDVRSVRYPGLISWKTLPGGGTTDYAVEIYHKALSDKKYTCFLEKDTKLPMMFMDDAIRATMAIMDADAQKIKIRSSYNLAAMSFTPIEISESIQQHIPDFKIEYEPDFRQQIADSWPSSIDDSKATEDWEWKSAFDLDKTTKEMLENLAT comes from the coding sequence ATGCGAAAATCTATTTTAATTATTGGTGCTTGCGGACAAATAGGCACAGAACTCACCTATACGCTACGGGAAAAATATGGCAATGACGCCGTTATTGCTAGTGATATTCGTGAAGGGAATGAAAGTTTAATGGCTTCTGGTCCTTTTGAGCTTTTAGACGCTACCAACTATGCCGCTATTGAAGATGTAGTGATGCATTATGAAATAGAAGAGGTGTATTTGATGGCTGCGATGCTCAGTGCAACTGCCGAAAAATTTCCCATGAGAGCCTGGAATTTAAATATGAATTCGCTTTTTAACGTGCTTAATTTAGCAAAAGACAAAAAGATTTCAAAAGTGTTTTGGCCTTCGAGTATTGCCGTTTTTGGCCCTAATACACCAAAAGAAAACACAGAACAAAATACCATTATGGAGCCTAGTACCGTCTATGGTATTAGCAAACAATCAGGAGAACGTTGGTGTGAATACTATTTTCAAAAATATGGTGTTGATGTTCGCAGTGTTAGATACCCAGGACTCATCAGTTGGAAAACATTACCTGGTGGCGGTACTACCGATTATGCTGTAGAAATTTACCATAAAGCCCTATCCGACAAAAAATATACCTGCTTTTTAGAAAAAGACACGAAGCTTCCTATGATGTTTATGGATGATGCGATTAGAGCTACAATGGCCATTATGGATGCGGATGCCCAAAAAATAAAAATACGCTCATCGTATAATTTAGCCGCTATGAGCTTTACTCCTATTGAAATATCGGAAAGTATTCAGCAGCATATTCCTGATTTTAAAATTGAGTACGAGCCAGACTTTAGACAACAAATAGCAGACTCTTGGCCAAGCAGTATCGATGATTCTAAAGCCACGGAAGATTGGGAGTGGAAATCAGCGTTTGATTTGGATAAAACTACCAAAGAAATGTTAGAAAATCTTGCCACTTAA
- a CDS encoding NAD(P)-binding domain-containing protein, translating into MIGIIGCGWLGFPLAKSFIEKGFLVKGTTTSPDKLEILKQEKISPYLILLSEQQIQGEITEFLKGVTTLIINVPPKLRSKNSENYVAKMKMLHQHIQKSRIKNIVFISSTSVYGAIDGIITEETRPIPNSDSGKQLLEAEGIFKEDKNLQTTIIRFGGLISQDRHPVTVLSQRDHLKNGHHPVNLIHRNDCIRIISLVVEKDFWHQIINGVYPDHPTKKVYYTSEALKRNLKIPEYDTDSSEKGKIIYSTFLKTVKGFNFLTSIRN; encoded by the coding sequence ATGATTGGTATTATAGGTTGCGGTTGGTTGGGGTTTCCTTTAGCAAAGTCGTTTATAGAAAAAGGATTTTTAGTAAAAGGAACAACGACCTCACCAGATAAATTAGAAATTTTAAAACAAGAAAAAATAAGCCCCTATTTGATTTTACTTTCAGAACAACAAATTCAAGGTGAAATTACAGAGTTTTTAAAAGGCGTAACGACTTTAATTATTAATGTACCACCAAAACTCAGAAGTAAAAATTCAGAAAATTATGTTGCCAAAATGAAAATGCTACATCAACATATTCAAAAAAGTCGAATAAAAAACATCGTTTTTATTAGTAGCACCTCCGTTTATGGAGCTATTGATGGGATCATCACAGAAGAAACAAGGCCAATTCCAAATAGCGATTCAGGCAAACAACTTCTGGAGGCTGAAGGTATTTTTAAAGAGGACAAAAACCTACAAACAACCATAATACGTTTTGGTGGTTTAATAAGCCAAGATCGTCACCCCGTAACGGTATTATCCCAACGAGATCATTTAAAAAACGGACATCACCCTGTAAATCTGATTCATAGAAACGATTGTATTCGAATTATCAGCTTGGTCGTTGAAAAGGATTTCTGGCATCAAATAATCAACGGAGTTTATCCTGATCACCCGACTAAAAAAGTCTATTATACCAGCGAAGCCCTAAAGAGAAATTTAAAAATACCTGAATACGATACCGATTCCTCTGAAAAAGGAAAAATTATCTACAGTACATTTCTAAAAACTGTTAAAGGTTTTAATTTTCTTACCTCTATTAGGAATTAA